One window of the Cryptomeria japonica chromosome 7, Sugi_1.0, whole genome shotgun sequence genome contains the following:
- the LOC131065611 gene encoding MYB-like transcription factor 4, with translation MGRTPCCGKVGVNRGPWTPEEDLRLKDYIQAHGKGRWAYLSRKAGLLRSGKSCRMRWLNYLQPDVKRGRILPDEEDLILRLHRLLGNRWSLIAGRLPGRSDNDIKNHWNIHLSKKLISQGIDPRTHRPLAESEDIWWTPQDTDVDQNVLQNSITPESANQEIHSDFIIADHKEEQICSSEPTPAISCFQSAPTILSSASEIVGYSEMSNSNCFETSNHIKYSSRFPYSLPATPRVEIASGNTTSFLQSLVLNEEFEVPDPTVEYNYVSKLCPNQPELVSPSYDLWSRLQSPSTHHYPSR, from the exons ATGGGACGGACTCCTTGCTGTGGAAAAGTGGGTGTTAACAGAGGTCCATGGACGCCTGAAGAGGATCTCCGTTTAAAAGATTATATCCAGGCTCATGGCAAAGGCCGCTGGGCATACCTTTCCAGGAAAGCag GTCTACTTCGATCGGGAAAGAGCTGTAGAATGCGATGGTTAAATTATCTTCAACCTGATGTCAAACGAGGACGTATTCTACCTGACGAAGAAGATTTAATTCTCAGGCTCCATCGACTTCTGGGAAACAG ATGGTCTTTGATCGCTGGACGTTTACCAGGAAGGAGTGATAATGACATAAAAAACCATTGGAACATTCACCTGAGCAAAAAGCTTATTAGCCAGGGCATAGATCCTCGCACTCACAGACCCCTCGCCGAATCTGAGGACATATGGTGGACTCCTCAAGACACCGATGTGGATCAAAACGTTCTCCAAAACTCTATAACACCAGAAAGTGCCAATCAAGAAATACATTCAGATTTCATAATTGCAGATCATAAGGAGGAGCAGATTTGCTCTTCAGAGCCTACACCGGCAATCTCTTGTTTTCAAAGCGCACCCACCATTCTGTCTTCTGCCAGTGAGATTGTTGGCTATAGTGAAATGAGTAATTCAAATTGTTTCGAGACTTCGAATCATATAAAATACAGCAGCCGGTTTCCTTATTCCCTTCCTGCAACTCCAAGAGTAGAAATAGCCTCTGGAAATACCACTTCGTTTCTACAGTCACTTGTACTCAACGAAGAGTTTGAGGTGCCAGACCCTACTGTTGAATACAATTATGTTTCAAAGCTCTGCCCAAATCAGCCTGAGCTTGTAAGTCCTAGCTATGATTTGTGGTCTAGGCTCCAATCTCCAAGTACGCATCACTATCCTTCTCGTTGA